Proteins encoded by one window of Deinococcus radiodurans R1 = ATCC 13939 = DSM 20539:
- a CDS encoding phosphatidylserine decarboxylase: protein MRLPRRFPLLAALAAGAWYLRAVYRFRDPVRLPPADQSGAGAVLSPADGLVSFVRRIEGGQVNGQNVAELLGTPQRDGWLLGLYVGPLDVHFTYAPVGGTVISAGKRDGTRQGLPLAETARLLAGQPVDLLGSAAVRGNERYSYAVQGEGGQTVTVGLIAPGAGLQAITYLDEGQTVRQGNKAAFLAEGGLVLLALPGSVTPQVSVGERVRGAETVVAC from the coding sequence ATGCGTCTCCCCCGCCGTTTTCCCCTGCTCGCCGCGCTCGCTGCTGGCGCCTGGTATCTCCGCGCCGTGTACCGCTTCCGCGACCCGGTGCGCCTGCCGCCCGCAGACCAGAGCGGCGCGGGCGCCGTGCTCTCACCGGCAGACGGGCTGGTGTCGTTCGTGCGCCGCATCGAGGGCGGGCAGGTGAACGGGCAGAACGTGGCCGAACTGCTGGGGACGCCGCAACGAGACGGGTGGCTGCTGGGCCTCTACGTGGGGCCGCTGGACGTGCACTTCACCTATGCGCCGGTCGGCGGCACGGTTATCAGCGCCGGCAAGCGAGACGGAACGCGTCAGGGCTTACCGCTGGCCGAGACCGCGCGGCTGCTGGCGGGCCAGCCGGTGGACCTGCTCGGCAGCGCCGCCGTGCGCGGCAACGAGCGCTACAGCTACGCCGTGCAGGGCGAAGGCGGGCAGACGGTCACGGTAGGCCTGATTGCGCCGGGCGCGGGCCTGCAAGCCATCACCTATCTGGACGAGGGCCAGACCGTGCGCCAGGGCAACAAGGCCGCGTTTCTGGCCGAGGGCGGCCTGGTGCTGCTCGCCCTGCCCGGCAGCGTAACCCCCCAGGTCAGCGTGGGCGAGCGCGTGCGGGGTGCCGAAACGGTGGTCGCCTGCTGA